From Sporosarcina sp. 6E9, a single genomic window includes:
- a CDS encoding rhodanese-like domain-containing protein, with product MDTLYIVIGILVVIIVYMVVTMLRLRKAVTNLTQEEFIQGYRKAQLIDVREPKDFEAGHILGARNIPYSQFRQRHKEIRPDLPAYLYDQNGGKSARAALLLKKKGYTKLYQLQGGFRQWTGKIRSK from the coding sequence GTGGATACACTTTATATTGTAATAGGAATCCTTGTCGTTATCATTGTTTATATGGTTGTGACGATGTTGCGCTTACGAAAAGCGGTCACAAATTTAACACAAGAAGAATTTATACAAGGCTACCGGAAGGCTCAATTAATTGACGTCCGTGAGCCAAAAGATTTCGAAGCTGGTCACATTCTCGGTGCGCGAAATATTCCGTACTCGCAGTTTAGACAACGTCATAAAGAAATTCGTCCGGATTTACCGGCCTATTTATATGACCAGAATGGCGGAAAAAGTGCACGTGCCGCCTTGCTTCTAAAGAAAAAAGGGTACACAAAGTTATATCAGCTACAGGGCGGATTCCGTCAATGGACAGGCAAAATTAGAAGTAAGTAA
- the fabI gene encoding enoyl-ACP reductase FabI, with translation MDDLLKIKGKNIVIMGVANQRSLAWGVAKSLAKAGANLIFTYRKERSMDRITKLLNENNMEAKLIVQCDVNEDESIKDAFKTIGENVGSIYGVVHSLAFAHAEDLRTDFINTSRDGFAFAQDTSAYSLIAVAKEASPYMTDGGSIVTMSYLGAERVLEGYNVMGIAKASLEASVKYLASSLGKDNIRVNAISAGAVRTLSAKGVPSFNTILSKIEETAPLKRNITQEEVGDMTLAVLSNLSSGVTGEIIYVDGGYNIMG, from the coding sequence ATGGATGATTTACTTAAAATTAAAGGGAAAAACATTGTGATTATGGGCGTTGCGAATCAAAGAAGTCTTGCTTGGGGTGTCGCAAAGTCACTTGCTAAAGCTGGCGCAAACTTAATTTTTACATATCGAAAAGAACGCTCGATGGACAGAATTACGAAATTGTTGAATGAAAATAACATGGAAGCCAAACTCATCGTTCAGTGTGATGTAAATGAAGACGAAAGTATCAAAGATGCTTTTAAAACAATTGGTGAAAATGTCGGTTCCATATATGGTGTTGTCCATTCTTTAGCTTTTGCACATGCGGAAGATCTTCGTACAGATTTCATCAACACATCTAGAGACGGATTTGCATTCGCTCAAGATACCAGTGCCTATTCGCTCATCGCTGTAGCCAAGGAAGCGAGTCCTTATATGACAGATGGTGGTTCAATCGTTACTATGAGTTACCTCGGGGCTGAACGCGTTCTTGAAGGGTATAACGTAATGGGGATCGCGAAAGCTTCTCTTGAAGCATCAGTAAAATATTTAGCTTCGAGTTTAGGTAAAGACAATATTCGCGTGAACGCAATTTCGGCGGGTGCTGTACGCACACTTTCTGCCAAAGGTGTTCCTTCATTTAATACAATCTTATCCAAAATTGAAGAAACGGCACCTCTAAAAAGAAATATTACACAAGAAGAAGTTGGAGATATGACGCTGGCTGTTCTAAGTAATCTTTCAAGTGGGGTTACTGGAGAAATTATTTATGTGGATGGCGGCTATAATATAATGGGGTAA
- the gcvPB gene encoding aminomethyl-transferring glycine dehydrogenase subunit GcvPB: MRNEDQSLIFEITKEGRIGYSLPELDVPELDLADLLPAGYHREEAAELPEVSELDIMRHYTALSKRNHGIDSGFYPLGSCTMKYNPKINESVARYPGFANIHPLQDESTVQGAMELMYDLQEHLVEITGMDEITLQPAAGAHGEWTALMMIRAFHEANGDFQRTKVIVPDSAHGTNPASATVAGYDTITVKSDERGLVDLEDLKRVVGDDTAALMLTNPNTLGLFEKDIVKMAEIVHGVGGKLYYDGANLNAVMSKARPGDMGFDAVHLNLHKTFTGPHGGGGPGSGPVGVHKDLIPYLPAPVLVKKDDKFTFDYDRPAAIGRVKPFYGNFGINVRAYTYIRSMGPDGLKAVTENAVLNANYMMRRLESYYDLPYTQHCKHEFVLSGRRQKKLGVRTLDIAKRLLDFGYHPPTIYFPLNVEEGMMIEPTETESKETLDSFIEAMIQIAKEVEDDPEIVQTAPHTTVIKRLDETRAARQPVLRYTKE, encoded by the coding sequence ATGCGTAACGAAGATCAATCATTAATTTTTGAAATAACAAAAGAAGGTCGAATTGGCTATAGCCTACCAGAACTTGATGTACCGGAACTTGATCTTGCTGACCTATTACCGGCTGGTTATCACCGTGAAGAAGCAGCAGAGCTACCTGAAGTGTCGGAACTCGATATTATGCGTCATTACACGGCGCTTTCAAAACGAAATCATGGTATTGACTCTGGATTCTATCCATTAGGTTCTTGTACGATGAAATATAACCCAAAAATAAATGAATCCGTTGCTCGTTACCCAGGATTCGCTAATATTCATCCGCTACAAGATGAATCGACAGTTCAAGGAGCAATGGAATTAATGTATGATCTTCAAGAGCATTTAGTAGAGATTACAGGCATGGATGAAATTACGCTTCAACCGGCGGCAGGCGCTCATGGGGAATGGACAGCGTTGATGATGATTCGCGCTTTCCATGAAGCAAATGGCGACTTCCAACGTACTAAAGTAATCGTTCCAGACTCTGCGCATGGTACAAACCCGGCATCAGCAACAGTAGCAGGATATGATACGATTACGGTTAAATCCGACGAGAGAGGCCTTGTTGACCTAGAGGATTTGAAGCGCGTTGTCGGTGATGATACTGCTGCATTGATGCTAACAAATCCAAATACATTAGGGCTTTTTGAAAAAGATATCGTTAAAATGGCAGAAATTGTTCACGGCGTAGGCGGAAAGTTATATTATGACGGTGCGAATTTAAACGCTGTTATGTCGAAAGCACGTCCAGGAGATATGGGCTTTGATGCTGTTCACTTGAATTTGCATAAAACATTTACAGGCCCTCATGGCGGTGGCGGTCCGGGTTCTGGCCCAGTTGGCGTTCATAAGGATTTAATCCCTTATTTACCGGCACCGGTTCTTGTGAAAAAAGATGATAAATTTACATTCGACTACGACCGTCCAGCAGCTATTGGTCGAGTCAAACCTTTTTATGGAAACTTCGGTATTAACGTTCGTGCGTACACATACATCCGTTCAATGGGCCCAGATGGCTTGAAGGCTGTTACTGAAAATGCAGTCCTCAACGCGAACTATATGATGCGCAGGTTAGAATCTTATTACGATCTTCCTTATACGCAACATTGTAAGCACGAATTTGTTCTATCAGGACGGAGACAGAAGAAATTGGGCGTTCGAACACTAGATATCGCGAAAAGATTGCTTGATTTCGGGTATCATCCACCGACAATCTACTTCCCGCTTAACGTAGAAGAAGGAATGATGATTGAACCTACAGAAACCGAATCGAAAGAAACGCTTGATTCATTTATTGAGGCGATGATCCAAATTGCAAAAGAAGTCGAAGATGATCCAGAAATTGTTCAAACAGCACCGCATACGACTGTCATTAAACGTCTTGATGAAACTCGAGCAGCGCGTCAGCCTGTATTGCGATATACAAAAGAGTAA
- the gcvPA gene encoding aminomethyl-transferring glycine dehydrogenase subunit GcvPA: MKHRFIPMTTADREEMLDVIGVATVDELFEAIPEEVRFKGEYNIKQAKSESSLTKELSKLAAKNADSQRYASFLGAGVYDHYKPIIVDHVISRSEFYTAYTPYQPEISQGELQAIFEFQTMICELTGMEIANSSMYDGGTALAEAGTLAAGHTRKKKILVSETVHPESRDVVLTYAKGQSIEVVTVPQKNGVTDMEKLEEMLDENTAAVLVQYPNFFGQIEDIEKIGELTHASKGLFVVSSNPLALGVLTPPGKLGADITVGDAQPFGIPESFGGPHCGYFAVTKKLMRKLPGRLVGETVDEDGKRGYVLTLQAREQHIRRDKATSNICSNQALNALAASVAMTALGKVGAQEIAYQNIVKTRYAKEAFEKAGFDVKFDGAHFNEIVVNVKKPVKEVNQYLFKNDIIGGYDLGLKFGKLKNHALIAITEQRTKEEIDALVQHTAAIVQETEALNA; encoded by the coding sequence ATGAAGCATCGCTTTATTCCAATGACGACAGCTGACCGCGAAGAAATGTTAGATGTAATCGGTGTCGCTACTGTTGATGAATTATTTGAGGCTATTCCAGAAGAAGTTCGTTTTAAAGGCGAGTACAACATAAAGCAGGCAAAATCGGAGTCTTCTTTAACGAAGGAACTCTCAAAACTTGCTGCTAAAAACGCAGATTCGCAAAGATATGCATCATTCTTAGGTGCTGGAGTTTATGATCATTATAAGCCGATTATTGTTGATCACGTGATTTCTCGTTCTGAGTTTTATACGGCTTACACACCTTATCAACCGGAAATATCTCAAGGTGAACTACAAGCGATTTTTGAATTCCAAACAATGATTTGTGAATTAACGGGAATGGAAATTGCGAATTCTTCCATGTATGACGGTGGAACTGCACTTGCGGAAGCTGGAACATTGGCAGCAGGTCATACTCGTAAGAAAAAAATACTCGTTTCTGAAACCGTTCATCCAGAGTCACGTGATGTTGTTTTAACGTATGCCAAAGGGCAATCTATTGAGGTGGTAACAGTTCCTCAAAAAAATGGTGTCACGGACATGGAGAAACTTGAGGAAATGCTAGACGAAAATACGGCGGCAGTTCTTGTTCAATATCCGAACTTTTTTGGACAAATTGAAGATATAGAAAAAATTGGTGAACTCACGCATGCATCAAAAGGTTTGTTTGTCGTATCATCAAATCCACTTGCACTCGGGGTGCTGACACCACCCGGAAAATTAGGTGCGGATATTACCGTCGGCGATGCACAACCATTTGGAATTCCGGAATCATTCGGTGGTCCGCACTGTGGCTACTTTGCAGTGACAAAAAAACTCATGCGTAAATTACCAGGTCGTCTTGTTGGGGAAACAGTTGATGAAGACGGGAAACGCGGTTATGTACTTACTCTTCAAGCGAGAGAACAGCATATTCGACGCGATAAAGCAACGTCTAATATTTGTTCGAACCAAGCACTAAATGCACTTGCCGCATCTGTCGCAATGACAGCATTAGGAAAAGTTGGCGCTCAGGAAATCGCGTATCAAAATATCGTAAAAACTCGCTATGCAAAAGAAGCATTCGAAAAAGCAGGTTTTGATGTAAAGTTCGACGGCGCTCATTTTAACGAGATTGTCGTTAATGTTAAAAAGCCCGTTAAAGAAGTTAATCAATATCTATTCAAGAACGACATTATCGGCGGATATGATCTTGGTTTGAAATTTGGAAAACTTAAAAATCATGCTTTGATTGCAATTACTGAACAACGCACAAAAGAAGAAATCGATGCACTCGTCCAGCATACAGCTGCTATTGTGCAGGAAACGGAGGCCCTCAATGCGTAA
- the gcvT gene encoding glycine cleavage system aminomethyltransferase GcvT: MTKTLKKTVLYDRYKDYGGKTIDFGGWDLPVQFSSIKAEHEAVRTKAGLFDVSHMGEVLVTGDGALSYLQKMMTNDVSRLQVGQAQYTAMCYEDGGTVDDLLIYKRDEGNYLLVVNASNLEKDLEWMNRHKTSEVEIEDKSDDYALLALQGPLAEKTLQKLTSLPLKELKFFRFQENVQICGQNVLISRTGYTGEDGFELYASPESIVVLWEAILKAGESDGVVPAGLGARDTLRFESGLPLYGQELSQDISPLEAGLSFVVKLNKEEDFIGKQALAGQKENGIPRKLVGLEMIDKGIPRTGYKVFLNEEEIGEVTTGTQSPTLNKNIGFALLKSEHATAGTEVIVQVRKRMLTAVIISTPFYKR; encoded by the coding sequence ATGACTAAAACATTGAAGAAAACCGTACTTTATGATCGATACAAAGATTATGGCGGTAAAACAATTGATTTTGGTGGCTGGGATTTACCTGTACAGTTTTCTAGCATTAAAGCTGAACACGAAGCTGTTCGAACCAAAGCTGGACTATTTGATGTTTCTCATATGGGTGAAGTCCTAGTAACCGGAGATGGGGCACTTTCATATTTGCAAAAAATGATGACAAATGATGTCTCAAGATTGCAAGTTGGTCAAGCCCAATATACGGCAATGTGTTACGAGGACGGCGGGACCGTTGATGACCTTCTCATTTATAAACGTGATGAAGGAAATTATTTGCTCGTAGTCAATGCATCTAACCTTGAAAAAGACCTTGAGTGGATGAATAGGCATAAAACTTCGGAAGTTGAAATTGAAGATAAATCTGACGATTATGCATTATTAGCTCTACAAGGACCTTTAGCTGAAAAAACACTTCAAAAATTAACATCTCTACCATTAAAGGAATTAAAGTTTTTCCGTTTCCAAGAAAATGTCCAAATATGCGGTCAAAACGTTCTTATTTCCAGAACAGGCTACACTGGCGAAGACGGCTTTGAACTTTATGCATCTCCCGAATCAATCGTTGTTCTTTGGGAAGCGATTTTGAAGGCAGGGGAAAGCGATGGCGTAGTTCCAGCAGGTCTTGGTGCCCGTGATACGCTTCGCTTCGAGTCGGGTCTACCGCTATACGGACAAGAGTTGTCCCAAGATATATCACCATTGGAAGCTGGACTTAGTTTTGTCGTAAAACTAAATAAAGAAGAAGATTTTATCGGTAAACAGGCATTAGCTGGGCAAAAAGAAAATGGCATTCCACGAAAACTTGTCGGACTTGAAATGATCGACAAGGGGATTCCGCGTACTGGTTATAAAGTTTTTCTGAATGAAGAAGAAATCGGCGAAGTAACAACCGGAACACAATCGCCGACATTAAATAAAAATATTGGTTTTGCACTCCTGAAATCTGAACATGCTACAGCCGGAACTGAAGTGATTGTTCAGGTAAGAAAAAGAATGTTAACAGCAGTAATTATCTCTACGCCATTTTATAAACGTTAA